A genomic stretch from Strongyloides ratti genome assembly S_ratti_ED321, chromosome : 1 includes:
- a CDS encoding Cytochrome C oxidase subunit II, transmembrane domain-containing protein, protein MSFSSFEIYKKISLDRYKPPMTNIYMDDIIFHSPQKNSQYFHHLRTYPALSELPGNYIMQNNPLHYSRIQLRDVLFFIAILISLFIVLLMLALILMYKKYRRYRNILPPSNESNFFSKLQNKVKYFKLKEENSSIGDDKYGVLV, encoded by the exons ATGTCATTTTCTTCatttgaaatttataaaaaaatatcactAGATCGTTACAAACCACCAATGACAAATATTTACATGgatgatataatttttcattcaCCACAAAAAAATTCTCAATACTTTCATCATTTACGAACTTATCCTGCTCTTTCAGAATTGCCTGGTAATTATATTATGCAAAATAATCCG CTACATTATTCTCGTATACAATTGCGtgatgtattattttttattgcaATTTTGATctcattatttattgttttactAATGCTAGCTTTAATTTTGATGTACAAGAAATATAGAAGATATCGAAATATTTTACCACCTTCAAAtgaaagtaattttttttcaaaattacaaaataaagtTAAGTATTTTAAACTTAAAGAAGAAAATTCCAGTATTGGTGATGATAAATATGGGGTTTTGGtttga